The nucleotide sequence TACTCATAATAAAAATCCATATGTTTTCTTATAACCAATATGTAACTTATTTATTCATAGATGATTAAAAAATGCCACCTTTAAGCGTATGAATCACCAGCTTTATCTTAAAGATGCCATAAGTGTTGTCTCCACCAACTTCACcgtttcatgttattatatattaaatattgttGATTGTTGATGTAAATCTAAACTCTGTATATATGCAGGACTTATATCAAAATTTGGAGCAGGGTTCTTTTTACTAGTTCAAGTAATTATATTGTTGGATGCTACACATTCATGGAATGATTCGTGGGTCGCCAAAGATGAACAAAAGTGGTCAGTTATAAACCTATTATATCTTCGTTTTTTATCTTACTGTTCAAACTGTCAACAAACTGATAACACTAGGGTTTCTAAAGGGACTTAGGGttgtgtttgtttacctcttaattgaattGAATAATTCAGCGTTGAATGCAGAACCATTCATCATTCAATgggtttgtttctgacctctgaataacatatgatgctgaatggttcagcattcaaatgctgaaccattcagagttgaaacactctcttaagTATTAAGCACCTAAATTTTCTGTAATATTCTCCTACAATCACGTCCAAAACACTTAACAAATAAGTGTATTGAATGTTTTATTCATGTAACACGTTAATAAAATAATTTTACCAAATTATATCGTTCATTCAAAATGAATATCAAActgcttattttcattcagaaccaaGTTATTACAGAGACTTTGAATCATTCAGTGCTAAATCATactgttttatcaaacgcacccttaacAACCTTAATACTATTACCAAAGTCTACTTAGGTAATATTTTGTTATTTTAATCTCTTTGTATGTATTTTTCAGGTTTGTTGCTTTACTTGCAGTATCAGTTACTTGCTATATTTCCGCATTTACAATTTCGGGCCTACTGTTTATTTGGTTTAATCCATCTGGCAATGATTGTGGGCTAAATGTGTTCTTTCTTGTTACGACAATGATTCTCGCCCTTTTATTTGCCGTCATTGCACTACATCCCATGGTACGTACCCATATAAATCCGCTACATAATGAGACCTTTTAACTTGATGAATTCGATGTTTGTTAAGCTATATCAGATTATTTTGTTTTAACAGGTGAATGGTAGTTTGTTACCTGCTTCAGTGATATCAGTTTACTGTGCTTATGTGTGTTATACCGGTCTCGCTGCCGAACCTCGAGATTATGCGTGCAACGGTCTAAATAATTCTAAAGCGGTAACCACAGGCACACTTATACTTGGTATGCTTACAACTGTTCTCTCGGTTTTGTATTCGGCCCTTCGTGCTGGCTCTTCGACTACCTTTTTATCTCCTCCATCTTCTCCAAGAGCAGGTAATGACATTTGTTACTTCCTGTCACCAAACCGAGGAGATGTGGAAAATGGGCGGGTTAGATGGGTTTGGTAATGGGTCATAATGGCCTGGATTTGATAAATGTCGCCGATTAATGTGATCTGAAAGGAATTTTTTTCCCTATTTTTTATTTTCAGACAAGCTAACTTTTGAAGTAAATTTGATTAGGAAGCCTTATGCATTACAAACATTTTATGACTTTGGATTGTAGTATACTGATTATTATACGAAACAAATTATCACAGCTCATCCCTGTGGTTTGTATGAAATTGCATTCCGAGTCCTGAACTTTTTTTTGGGTACTCTGAGTACTCATGGTTTCATTTTTTTTGCATAGCTCATCCCTGTGGCTTGTATGAAATTACATTCCGAGTCCTTGTGGTTTCATTTTTTGGCACTCCAAGTCCCTCAAAATTAGTGTAGAGATGGACGCCGTGCAAAACAATGAAATCTTGAGGACTCGGAGTGCAAAAAAAGGTTCAGGGACTCGAAATGAAATTTCATACAAACCAGACGGACGAGGTGTGTAATTTTGTCTTGTGTGAATATGATACTTGAACTTACAACCTAACTTATCATCATAACAGGCGAGTCATCATCACCTTTTCTAGAATCATCAGAATTGGAATCGGGCAAAGGCAAAAAAGACGTAGTAGAATCAAAACCAGTGAGTTATTCGTACACGTTTTTCCATCTAATATTTGCATTGGCTAGCATGTACTCTGCGATGCTGTTATCGGGATGGACCAGTTCAGAAAACTCGGACCTGATTGATGTCGGGTGGACTTCAGTTTGGGTTCGTATCTGCACTGAGTGGGTCACTGCTGGCCTCTATATATGGTCACTAGTTGCTCCACTAGTCTTCCCTGATCGCGAGTTTTATTAGACGTTTGTTTGTATTATTACGTACGTGGATGTATTATTGggtataaaatgtaaataaatgtATGTGGAGTAGCAAGAGCAATTGGGTAGATGTATGGTTGTTACTTGAAACATGGTTAATGTTGTTTTGTGTTAATGGTGGTTGTCTGAAAGTACTCACTGTATAATGTTCATGTTATAAACGTGTCTTTTGGTTAATGTATACCCATGTGCCCACATGCTTTTCAATTTCTCAAATATGTCAAAAATAATGAACATATGTACGCCAATACAAGGCCATGTTTGGCTTACAGAATTCAATGGGATTCTGGCAGAATTGAAATTGAATTGTTGTCtaaattcaatttcaatttcaGCAGGATCTCATTGGATTCCGTGAGTCAAAAGGAACTTAAACAATAtgaaacatatataatatatcatgtCTTGCTTGTTATAGATGTGAGCACGACTCAAACCCTGTATGATGTATGTAAATTCAATTTCAATTCTGCCAGAATCCCATTGAATTCTGTAAGCCAAAAGGAACTTAAACAATAtgaaacatatataatatatcatgtCTTGCTTGTTATAGATGTGAGCACGACTCAAACCCTGTATGATGTATGTGGCATTTAGTAGATTATAAATTGAACACCATACATTCTACACAGAACAAAACGGCTAATTATTTACTATATCGAATTCTATAGCAAATAACATCTTACAAGTACTTCAAAttattcattacttcaattattgaattttaaataaaatgaactAATACGGCAATGCCGGATGGCCTATAAGTTTCACActgtaaacatttataaatttataaCTCAACCTTATGCAGTGTACCAGCACTAGAAATCGGCATCCAGATTAAACACAAAATTCTGGGCACCGCCATCTTTAAGGTTTGACATAACAGACGCCTTCTGATATTCGCCCACTCTTCTTTCAAAGAAATTTGTTTTACCTCTGTTCAATCATTATATTAACAAACACAAGAAACAATTTAGAACAATGTGTTACATATGTTTAAAATTTTACGATTACCAAATTCATATCAACGAATATCATATATTGATGACTTGATTAGCAGTAAAAGGCTATTTATGAGACTGATACTTACTGAAGTGAAATGAACTCCATCCAATCGAACGGATTGTCCACTTTATACTTCTTTTGATAACCCAACGCAACCTGTTAGCAGCAAAATCAGTCCGTCGAATCGAAAATATAAGTAAAGTTTCAACCCATTTACTTTATGAATACAAGATTATCAATAGGTCAAAATAAGTTGTGTTTATTTTTGAAGGGTCAGATCAGATGGTGTTAAAAGTCACTTAAAAGAAAACGGGTCGAAGTCTACCAAAGTGTATTTTTAAGACCATTCCCAACCACCCCTAAAGTTCCTCCCATAACTCCACATCATCGCCACATCAGCACCTCCTCAAACTTCCTCTAAGAACTAAACGAGAACTAAACCCCTACCCATCCATGACATACTTCATCAAAAAAGGGTCAAAGCCTACCATAGTGtatatttcatttattcatttatttataattataaataaaagcaaAAGTTGAAATTTGGACTAGAAGTGTTCTGGGTTAACGGAACCCCACAGGCAACTGATATGAACACTTTATCCATTTTCGACCCGTTACTAAACTGCCATTGTTCTATATATCTACCTTGAATTAACAATTTATTAGAAATATAATCATACCAATAGTCGATCAGCAACAAACTTTATGTATTGGCTCATGAGTGTTGAGTTCATGCCAATAAGTGCACACGGAAGTGATTCACAAACAAATTCAGTTTCGATTTCAACAGCTTCATGAACTATTTCATCAACTTTTTTCCATGGGAGCTGCTTTTTTAGTAAACTGAAAATCAAGATCACGGTTTTTTATTCAATATATCTAACAAAATTAACTTCTTTTACTTAATGTACCAAAGGGTAAATTTAAATCACCTGTAAAGAAGACAAGCAAAGTCACAATGTAAACCTTCATCTCTCGATATTAGTTCGTTTGAAAAAGTCAAGCCTGGCATTAATCCCCTCTTCTTTAACCAAAAAATTGAACAAAAGCTGAAAAAAACAACTAAATTTAGCCACAtacacaaaaatataaaaaataaaaaaatatatataaaaaacctACCTTCCTGAGAAAAAAATTCCTTCAACACATGCAAAGGCAACAAGTCTTTCTGCAAATGAATTGGAGCTGGACAAAAAAAACATAAACATATTCATGAGACGAGTTTATATGCTCGAACCATGTTATTCTTGATTGTGCATTAGATAGATTACCTATTAATCCAGTTCAAAGCCCAATGGGCCTTCCTTGCAACACAAGGAATGTTTTCGATTGCGTTAAACAGTCTGTGTTTTTCTTTAGAATCCTTGATCAATGTTTCCAAGAGCAGACTATACATCTCTACAAACAATATACAATATCAAAGTGTCATAGCATAGAAAAACATATATTAATGTTAAATAATTTTTTAAAGTGTAAAAAGCTTCACCAGAGTGTACATTCTCCATTGCAATTTGAAACCCGTAAAATGCCCGAGCCTATAACACCGAACAACACctcaaatttgtcatgagttaataCAACCTCATAGCTTATAATCTCAAACTAATGCAAGATAAAAGATTCGAACCTCGGGTATTTGAATGTCGTTAAGAAATCTTGCAGCGAGGTTTTCCAAAACGATGCCATCTGATGCAGCAAAAAAGGCTAAGATATGACTTATAAATTGCTTTTCGGATTCAGTCAAGTTTTGCCACTGCTGTACGTCCATCGAGAGATCAACTTCCTCAGCTAAACCGATAAAAATCAATCGTAAGCGGATGTAATGATTATAACTACAGATAAAAATATGTAGTTTTGTAGTTAAGTGGATATGTGCTGCTGTGCAGATTAATAAAGAACATAAGTATTGTTAACCATATAAGAACTAGAACTAATTATACAGTCTTAATAAAATGATTGAAATCAAAGATAAAACCAGATTATAGAGTTGTACAGCTAATAAACAAAAAGACTTACATTCTGTgttgaatatataatatatagaacaCATAGAGCAAAACATTAGATAATCATGGTATTAATATACTTACTATGAATGAACAGTCATAATCATGACAAATTACACTAATGTGAAGCAACAAATCACACCCAATTCTGAAAATTGCAGAACCAAGAATAAAAAGTACTTAACTTTTGTAAGGATTATAAAGAACACACACAACAAAACATTAGACAAGCATCTTATCTTAAAAATATTGACTAAAAACTATTTAAAACAGATTACTTTTCACTTAGTTCTATATAAAATTCAAATATACAACGTATATACTCATGATTTCCTATATAACAGAACCAACAATACAACAAATCAGtaacaaaaattatcataaataagtAAATAACCATGATTATTTTATTAAAGGCAATAAGAGCAGAGCACAAGTAATAACATTAAATCAAGAGAAGATTATTACCAACCCAAAAACTGGCTTGTGATTTCTTATACATCTCCCAAAGTTGATGATATCGAATTGGAAACATACAAAATCTCTGGTTTTGCTCCATCAAAATTGGTTCTTGTTCATCTTCTGCACCATTCTGATGCTCTGTTTCATTCTTCAAGGAACCCATATTTTCGATTATGTTGGGTATGGATAGAATAGTGTGTGATATATTGGCGCAAAACCCTGCAAAAGCCCCTTTAGATAACTCGCACAATTTAACGGTTTTTGTAAATTAGTTTGTTTTCCCCTTCGTTGGGTTTTTATTTTCTTGCGGGTAAATTTAGGTATGGATAAACCGCTTCATGTGAGATTTTTTCCTTGTGATTTTGATTTACATAAACAGCCCCTGAATTATAGCAGGGACTTTTTTTAAGTGTATTGAAATTTCAGGGTACCAAATTGCACTAAAATCAAAATTTGTAAATTGACAAAACCACTCGATGGTTGTGACCCAGAAACTTGTACTTCAAACCACTTGTCCTAGGGGCGTATTTCGCTGATATAGCTAAGATCGCCCATAACGCCCGTGTTGAGGGTTGCCAGAGAGATTTAAACGGGCCGTTGGTGGTGTATTAACGGGCGAGACAATTGGTACAATTGAATACTTGTAAAATAATTTATTCAATTGATTTTGTAGGTCGATGTTATATTGAGTAACTATATAATAGATAACGGTCAATATTTACGGGAGAGTAAATAAACATAACATCAATGTGACAGCCTGTGTTGATGAGAAATGATGTATGTGTTTGGAGGGGGCGTTGGAGGTTGTTGGAGTTGGTGACGTTGGTGCGTGTGTTATGTGTGAAATCCGACGGTTTTCTAGTGGTCTTCTTCCGCCGGCAGTGATGGGTGTTGGTGGCTACCGTTGGCGGCTTTAGGTGGGTGTTCACGGTAGCGGCTGGTTTCCAAGTGGCCGCGGGCGGTGGCTTATGGTGGTGGCCGTAGGTGGTGGCTTATGGCCTCTGTTTGTTCGTCCTTTTGGGACCAGGGGTTTGTAAATGTCGTTTAGAAAATTGGCAAAGATGACTGGTTCCTTCATGGTTTGATCGGCTCTTGGTTCTGCTCGGTTGTTGATGGTTTGGTTCATTCACTCTGTTGGTTGAATGTgagttaatgcactaaacgataaacttaagtatgattaaccaaagaatatgttttaatgatgacacacgcatatgcataagtgatgactgacatcttaacataaaacacgcaaggtcactaattcatactttatcttgcaaacgaccaagtcaagcataagttaaagaatgaaatcaaaagttcagctaaacacacagtcgaggtacggtcgaccgcatagtcaaccgtgaaactccaaactgaattgcaacgcagttttgtgaaaacaagttgcatggtcgccaccacggtcaaccgcagtgcgaccgcagttttctctgttaccattttcgaccaaataaagtttgactagttcccgacatctataattcatgaaacctttctcgacatgcttagaatagatgccttcttcatactcaaccgagttttggtcataaaaacactaattgtgattaattacgcctaatgacatcttaatgacaaattaaccaatattaggcataacacataagtgttaatcaacaacttatgatcttaattcttatctagatatccttagtatgatcatcaagtaccaacacacttaagccaatgtcactagaaaaatgattgctattagaaatgacttagtgattaattaagactaaatgaggaacaatgctctcaaggttaactagtaatgacttgtaatcctaaaacacacttagatacatttaggatggtcaccaagtcccaactatagATTGCTCTTTCCTTGTGCatttgttggacattaatgtgtgcttacacattaatcaagcaatatgttatattgcaaattaaacttattaagtgcttgaattataagttgtgcaagtatctatatgattgatcctagaataactatctcttgctatgtgagtattacttgctacttgccaatatgcttaatactcataaacttgtcaacttgattaatatgtttgctatgtactcattagttaggattcaagtaactaacttactccaatagattaagtgtaaaatggttcacaatgaaattagagtcaattgtctatttggtctagtctaagtaactaagtgtgattgcttattcaagaataacttaaccttaatgtttctacgtacttcatgattatcttatagagatatcattcaattaatctctaattaaactcaaagaggacatgacttgtgattaattgaaactaggaagttaatgacatagtgactagtctttagaattgaaccaagggcattaaagtgactaactaagtattgaccaaactgagatttcccaaaatatcaatcaagacacttctccaagaatgttggatttaccacttttggaatgattagtcactttcatgcattaagaccaaatctcacacacttaatgcatatagtacttgtataggatgtttggtttcttttgcaggtgctagaaggagtaaaggtgccaaaatgtagtgttcaaatttgagtcaaacgactATACGAcggataccaaatttggactggagcacgcaccgtcgcaccacggtcgaccgtgatggcaaccgtgtgtcaacggctactttttgaatctcactataaaaggcaaacatttaagagcatttgaagtggaccctcttgcatatttcaaaggcttatttccagtgatcacaagtgcatcaattactactcaaatgtgatcaagcaagagaagattctatgatcttatagatatagaattgggttgttgtaaacttactaatcaaaatcatttatcttgtgagtttacttaatgtaatgtatgtcctagtattgtgttaggatcatcattgcaaagtgtataagtcttgtaacttcaattagtagaagcataggctagcttagtgatctacttccttaaagggacttaggaagttgattaatattatttggagattaatacttgtccaaggtgaagacaaattgatataggttagagttgatctttcaaagagatagaaagattaggtttgttgtctaccaaagaagttgaagacttgtaaatcggatctccaccgagtttggagaaaagtgcttagtgaagcaacaagtcccgattagtgtaatcggggagtggattaaggtggattagttaacatccacccgaaccactataaatccttgtgtctatgttctttacattacttcatttatcattttgaacatatacactacacacatcaagtttgagttgaataggttgatcaaagttgaatcgaatttggtgatcaatcgaaaaagtgttaaaaatgtattaagtaactattcacccccctctagttacttacaattggtatcagagcggttgctcaaatcattgcgctataaacgatcgcgaaagcgtcaaaattcgttttgtgcaaaaacttgagtcaacgattctcgtatcaactcaaactatgggatacttcgaagaattggtg is from Rutidosis leptorrhynchoides isolate AG116_Rl617_1_P2 chromosome 10, CSIRO_AGI_Rlap_v1, whole genome shotgun sequence and encodes:
- the LOC139871960 gene encoding uncharacterized protein, translating into MSCCVGCCASLTCGLCTSAASTITKKSARLGYCGLFGLSLIVSWVLREIGTPLLKKISWINTSDTLSDEWFQSEAVLRVSLGNCLFFTILALLMIGVKDQNDRRDAWHHGGWIFKIVIWALLIILTFFLPNPVTSFYGLISKFGAGFFLLVQVIILLDATHSWNDSWVAKDEQKWFVALLAVSVTCYISAFTISGLLFIWFNPSGNDCGLNVFFLVTTMILALLFAVIALHPMVNGSLLPASVISVYCAYVCYTGLAAEPRDYACNGLNNSKAVTTGTLILGMLTTVLSVLYSALRAGSSTTFLSPPSSPRAGESSSPFLESSELESGKGKKDVVESKPVSYSYTFFHLIFALASMYSAMLLSGWTSSENSDLIDVGWTSVWVRICTEWVTAGLYIWSLVAPLVFPDREFY
- the LOC139872342 gene encoding ribonucleoside-diphosphate reductase small chain A, with the protein product MGSLKNETEHQNGAEDEQEPILMEQNQRFCMFPIRYHQLWEMYKKSQASFWVAEEVDLSMDVQQWQNLTESEKQFISHILAFFAASDGIVLENLAARFLNDIQIPEARAFYGFQIAMENVHSEMYSLLLETLIKDSKEKHRLFNAIENIPCVARKAHWALNWINSSNSFAERLVAFACVEGIFFSGSFCSIFWLKKRGLMPGLTFSNELISRDEGLHCDFACLLYSLLKKQLPWKKVDEIVHEAVEIETEFVCESLPCALIGMNSTLMSQYIKFVADRLLVALGYQKKYKVDNPFDWMEFISLQGKTNFFERRVGEYQKASVMSNLKDGGAQNFVFNLDADF